One window of the Spirochaetia bacterium 38H-sp genome contains the following:
- a CDS encoding beta-ketoacyl-ACP synthase III: MIDAMISGTGSYVPNKRMSNDELAQIVDTSDEWIFSHTGIRARHIAAEHEAASDLGVEAAKKALEDAGIEPLKIDLVLVATSTPDYNSYPSTACIIQDRLGCKNAGAMDITAACTGFVYGLETASSFVASGRAKHVLLVGTEVNSRILNWKDRNTCVLFGDAAGAVVVSVSQDKDSRVADSILRSDGSGERALLRPAGGSRKPIETGSKADDTYVTMDGRKVYLFAVDALRRTVEELMQRNSLDIEDVDWIVPHQANVRIIQACANRLGIPQEKFFLNLEEYANTSAASIPLAMDEMRKKGLLKKGNRIITVGFGAGLTYGGNYIIW, translated from the coding sequence ATGATTGATGCTATGATAAGCGGCACAGGCTCTTATGTTCCCAACAAACGCATGAGCAATGACGAGCTTGCGCAGATTGTAGATACTTCTGATGAATGGATATTTTCTCACACTGGAATAAGGGCGCGGCATATAGCTGCTGAGCATGAGGCAGCATCCGACTTAGGTGTAGAGGCCGCAAAAAAAGCGCTTGAAGATGCGGGGATTGAGCCCCTTAAGATAGACCTGGTTTTGGTCGCAACATCTACACCGGATTATAACAGCTATCCGTCCACAGCATGTATTATTCAGGACAGGCTGGGCTGCAAGAATGCCGGCGCCATGGATATAACAGCTGCATGTACAGGTTTTGTCTATGGCCTGGAAACAGCTTCTTCTTTTGTTGCAAGCGGCAGAGCAAAACATGTGCTACTGGTAGGTACAGAGGTTAACAGCAGGATTCTCAACTGGAAAGACAGAAACACCTGTGTGCTTTTTGGCGATGCTGCAGGTGCAGTAGTAGTCAGTGTATCACAGGATAAAGACTCCAGAGTTGCAGACAGCATACTTCGCTCCGACGGTTCAGGGGAGAGAGCACTGCTAAGGCCCGCAGGCGGTTCCCGCAAGCCAATAGAAACAGGAAGCAAAGCTGATGATACCTATGTTACAATGGATGGCCGAAAGGTATATCTTTTTGCAGTTGACGCACTCCGTCGCACAGTAGAGGAACTTATGCAAAGAAACTCGCTGGACATAGAAGATGTTGACTGGATAGTCCCGCATCAGGCCAATGTCCGCATAATACAGGCATGTGCCAACAGACTAGGTATACCGCAGGAAAAGTTTTTCCTCAACCTAGAAGAATACGCTAACACATCGGCAGCATCAATTCCGCTAGCAATGGATGAAATGAGAAAAAAAGGACTGCTAAAAAAAGGCAACAGAATAATAACAGTAGGTTTTGGCGCAGGGCTAACTTATGGAGGCAATTACATAATATGGTAG
- the ccsA gene encoding cytochrome c biogenesis protein CcsA, translating to MNNIILFAAWAIALLHLLMAIVFMIKPFSEKAYGTILFLFLALVISLMLYNTINLGVLSLISLHDVFLSLSLMAALIAIFIKKDIVARLALSFASWIAISLAMSPLAPPPGSVKPVLASAWLILHVLTSIAGESLIYAGGFILVARLISKKDRGLGIEESLIYWGYLFFTAGALIFGAVWAYFAWGSFWSWDAKETWSLITWLMLTAYVHLSPAYKKKNWARAVILLAIVFMLFTLLGVPYLFDGKHSYG from the coding sequence ATGAATAATATTATACTATTCGCAGCCTGGGCTATTGCATTGCTTCATCTTCTCATGGCAATAGTTTTTATGATAAAGCCTTTTTCTGAGAAAGCATACGGGACAATACTCTTTTTATTTTTAGCCCTTGTAATCTCTCTTATGCTTTATAATACGATAAACTTGGGTGTACTATCCCTGATATCTCTTCATGATGTATTCCTTTCTTTATCTCTGATGGCTGCACTTATAGCAATTTTTATAAAAAAAGACATTGTTGCCAGACTTGCGCTTTCTTTTGCATCATGGATTGCAATAAGCCTCGCCATGTCTCCTCTAGCACCTCCGCCAGGCTCGGTTAAGCCTGTCCTTGCAAGTGCATGGCTGATTCTTCATGTCCTCACCAGCATAGCGGGAGAATCCCTTATATATGCAGGAGGCTTTATACTCGTAGCAAGACTTATAAGCAAGAAAGACAGGGGATTAGGAATAGAAGAAAGCCTCATATATTGGGGATATCTTTTCTTTACGGCAGGAGCGCTTATCTTTGGTGCAGTCTGGGCATACTTTGCCTGGGGGAGTTTCTGGTCATGGGATGCCAAAGAGACATGGAGCCTTATTACCTGGCTCATGCTTACGGCCTATGTTCATCTAAGCCCTGCTTATAAGAAAAAAAACTGGGCCAGAGCAGTAATATTATTAGCCATTGTCTTTATGCTATTTACACTTCTAGGAGTGCCGTATTTATTTGATGGAAAGCATTCATACGGCTAA
- a CDS encoding YgiQ family radical SAM protein: MFIPVTQDETKKLGWDSLDIIFVTGDAYIDSPFTGVALLGKFLIKHGFRVAIIPQPDWKSSKDITRLGEPRLFWGVSAGAVDSMVANYTATGKKRKTDDYTPGGINNRRPDRATIVYTNLIRQHFKKTAPIVLGGIEASLRRIAHYDYWTDTVRRSVLPDAKADYLLYGMAEYSTLKLAQAIKEGRTIEDIRGLCYISGEKPSDGIELPSYQEVKEDKNAFTRMFMAFYDNTDPITAKKLFQRYDNRYLVITPPPALLTTEEIDSIYELEFENRPHPIYKNQGKIRAMDTIRFSVTTHRGCYGECNFCAISMHQGRTVQSRSQESILREIKRYTTHPDFKGIINDVGGATANMYKVECKKKIKTGICRKKRCIFPSSCSGLPIDHGLQIQLLKKIRNIPGIRKVFVASGLRYDMILDDTKNGKEYLAEIVKHHVSGQLKIAPEHIDNSILRLMGKPSIDRLIEFKTAFDKLSAEAGKKQFLTYYFIAAHPGCSEKHMRKLKSFAAEKLHINPKQIQIFTPTPSTISTLMYYTGCNPFTGEKIIVEKSIKGKEKQKNLLLSSARNFSKSKNLQVQKKISYYKN; the protein is encoded by the coding sequence ATGTTTATTCCCGTAACACAGGATGAGACAAAAAAACTCGGCTGGGACAGCCTTGATATCATATTTGTAACAGGAGATGCCTATATAGACTCGCCATTTACAGGCGTGGCACTGTTGGGCAAATTCCTAATAAAACATGGATTTAGAGTAGCAATAATACCACAGCCAGACTGGAAGAGCAGCAAAGACATAACAAGACTGGGAGAGCCCCGACTGTTTTGGGGAGTAAGCGCAGGAGCCGTAGACTCCATGGTAGCTAATTACACAGCTACAGGTAAAAAACGCAAAACAGACGACTACACCCCTGGAGGAATAAATAACAGAAGACCGGACAGAGCCACAATAGTCTATACCAACCTGATAAGACAGCACTTTAAGAAAACAGCACCCATAGTACTTGGCGGAATAGAAGCCAGCCTTAGGAGAATAGCTCACTATGACTACTGGACTGATACAGTGCGAAGATCTGTACTGCCGGATGCCAAAGCTGATTATCTCTTGTACGGCATGGCAGAGTACAGCACACTCAAGCTGGCACAAGCAATAAAGGAAGGAAGAACAATAGAAGACATACGTGGACTATGCTATATATCAGGGGAAAAACCATCCGATGGAATAGAATTACCCTCGTACCAAGAGGTAAAAGAAGATAAAAATGCATTTACCCGCATGTTTATGGCCTTTTATGATAACACAGATCCTATAACAGCAAAAAAACTCTTCCAACGTTATGACAATCGCTACCTTGTTATCACACCTCCTCCAGCTCTGCTTACAACAGAAGAGATTGACAGCATATACGAGCTTGAGTTTGAGAACAGACCTCATCCCATCTACAAAAACCAAGGCAAAATAAGAGCAATGGACACCATCCGCTTCTCTGTAACCACCCACAGAGGCTGTTACGGAGAATGCAATTTCTGCGCCATATCCATGCATCAGGGACGCACCGTGCAGAGTAGAAGTCAGGAATCAATATTGAGAGAAATAAAAAGATACACCACTCATCCCGATTTTAAAGGTATAATCAACGATGTAGGCGGAGCAACAGCAAATATGTATAAAGTGGAATGCAAAAAGAAGATAAAAACCGGAATATGCAGAAAAAAACGCTGTATATTCCCCTCAAGCTGTTCTGGTCTTCCCATAGACCACGGACTGCAGATACAGCTTCTAAAAAAAATAAGAAACATACCCGGAATAAGGAAAGTCTTTGTTGCAAGCGGACTTAGGTATGATATGATATTGGACGATACAAAGAATGGAAAAGAATACCTTGCAGAAATTGTAAAGCACCATGTATCAGGCCAACTCAAGATAGCACCAGAGCACATAGACAACAGCATCCTACGACTTATGGGCAAACCATCAATCGACAGATTGATAGAGTTTAAGACAGCTTTTGACAAACTCTCTGCAGAAGCAGGTAAGAAACAGTTTTTGACATACTACTTTATAGCAGCTCATCCCGGATGCTCTGAGAAGCACATGAGAAAACTCAAGTCTTTTGCCGCTGAAAAACTGCATATCAATCCCAAACAAATCCAGATATTTACACCTACACCATCTACCATATCTACTCTTATGTACTATACAGGATGCAACCCATTTACGGGAGAAAAAATCATCGTAGAAAAAAGCATAAAAGGCAAAGAAAAACAGAAAAATCTGCTCTTAAGCAGTGCTAGAAATTTCTCAAAAAGTAAGAACCTCCAAGTACAGAAAAAGATTTCTTATTATAAAAATTAA
- the nth gene encoding endonuclease III: MNKNFDKIYSILLKAYPDLSSFIEYKQPFELLIGVILSAQSTDRQVNIILPNLFARYPGAAELAQASQKDVEELIRSVGFYRIKAANIIKTADIIHNQHGGTIPSSMEELTALPGVGRKSANVIRGTIYGLPAIIVDTHFMRVSRRLGLTEQKTPEKIEKDLAAKIPPKKQYPLSMTVNRHGRTTCHARKPDCTNCILRDYCPKIGL, from the coding sequence ATGAATAAAAACTTTGACAAAATCTACTCGATTCTTCTCAAAGCATATCCAGACCTCTCGTCTTTTATAGAATACAAGCAGCCCTTTGAGCTCCTTATAGGCGTAATACTGTCTGCCCAATCTACTGACAGGCAGGTCAATATAATCCTCCCAAATCTCTTTGCGCGCTACCCGGGAGCAGCAGAGCTTGCGCAGGCAAGTCAAAAGGACGTAGAAGAGCTCATAAGAAGCGTGGGATTCTATCGTATAAAAGCAGCCAACATAATAAAAACCGCAGACATCATCCATAACCAGCACGGCGGAACAATCCCGAGCAGCATGGAAGAACTTACAGCACTTCCTGGAGTAGGAAGGAAAAGCGCCAACGTCATAAGAGGCACAATATACGGACTTCCGGCAATCATCGTGGACACCCATTTTATGCGCGTAAGCCGACGGCTGGGACTGACAGAGCAAAAAACACCGGAAAAAATAGAGAAAGACCTGGCAGCAAAAATCCCACCGAAAAAACAATACCCACTCTCCATGACAGTAAACCGCCATGGAAGAACAACCTGCCATGCAAGAAAACCTGACTGCACAAACTGCATACTCAGAGACTACTGCCCCAAAATAGGACTATAA
- a CDS encoding adenylate/guanylate cyclase domain-containing protein, with amino-acid sequence MAKRSSITRKVIVIISVTLILGIGLITYLFTRNIIKTINDSTVKNLEVQTDVLFNAIENMMMPGDAALASAFFSDIAEDNPGSEILLFRADGRPAFTDTSTIEKVNAIIGTERFDKNTPRVFSDIESLSADEIAYIMQPFPHTFKESYSSDNRTYIRVLTPLINLPKCTLCHGSDHTVRGIVEINEDITDSIMQQRDNLVFAGVSFVVIVVLLGGILTFFMRKSVLDPVREIGRACTAVTAGDFDVRIDLSQQDEIGQLAETVNTMVKGLYERFALSKFVSRSTISAIASASEEGEKQFVTMLFSDVRSFTNYSSSREPATVVSVLNKLLSLQTDIIHKHGGDIDKYVGDEVVATFIGEGAELRAARAATEIVEVLSARQGELDNLMVGLGIHYGEVIMGRVGSSSRADYTVIGDTVNLASRLCNSAKPGMILISSAFYEKIKASVDVTGPYELRVKGKEDVQKVYGLKKVLQDAGKKEEEA; translated from the coding sequence ATGGCAAAGCGTTCTTCTATTACAAGAAAGGTTATTGTTATTATCTCTGTTACTCTTATCCTGGGGATAGGGCTCATCACTTATCTTTTTACAAGAAATATTATCAAGACTATCAATGATAGTACTGTCAAAAACCTTGAGGTGCAGACGGATGTGCTTTTTAATGCCATTGAGAATATGATGATGCCGGGTGATGCGGCTCTGGCTTCTGCTTTTTTTTCCGATATTGCAGAGGATAATCCTGGCTCCGAGATTCTGCTTTTTAGGGCGGATGGGAGGCCTGCTTTTACGGATACGAGTACCATAGAGAAGGTAAATGCTATTATAGGGACGGAGAGGTTTGATAAGAATACTCCACGGGTCTTTTCTGATATAGAGAGTCTTTCTGCTGATGAGATTGCTTATATCATGCAGCCCTTTCCTCATACGTTTAAGGAGTCTTATTCCAGTGACAATAGGACTTATATCAGGGTACTTACGCCTCTTATCAATCTCCCCAAGTGTACGCTTTGCCATGGTTCTGACCATACTGTGAGAGGTATTGTAGAAATTAATGAGGATATTACAGACTCCATAATGCAGCAGCGGGATAATCTTGTGTTTGCAGGGGTTTCTTTTGTTGTTATTGTTGTATTGTTGGGCGGGATTCTTACTTTTTTTATGAGAAAAAGTGTTCTTGACCCTGTAAGGGAGATTGGAAGGGCTTGTACTGCTGTTACTGCCGGAGATTTTGATGTGCGCATAGACTTAAGTCAGCAGGATGAGATAGGGCAGTTAGCAGAAACTGTCAATACTATGGTCAAGGGGCTTTACGAGCGTTTTGCTCTCAGTAAGTTTGTGTCCCGTTCTACAATATCGGCGATAGCTAGTGCAAGTGAGGAGGGGGAAAAGCAGTTTGTAACTATGCTTTTTAGCGATGTCAGGAGTTTTACCAATTATTCTTCCAGCCGAGAACCAGCTACTGTTGTGTCCGTTCTCAACAAGCTCCTGTCTCTGCAAACGGATATTATTCATAAGCATGGTGGTGATATCGATAAGTATGTGGGTGATGAGGTTGTTGCAACTTTTATAGGAGAAGGCGCTGAGCTGAGGGCTGCCCGGGCTGCTACGGAGATTGTAGAGGTGCTGTCTGCAAGGCAAGGTGAGCTTGACAATCTTATGGTTGGTCTTGGTATACATTATGGTGAGGTTATTATGGGGCGTGTGGGAAGCAGCAGCAGAGCAGATTATACTGTTATAGGAGATACTGTTAATCTTGCATCGCGTCTTTGCAATTCTGCCAAGCCCGGCATGATTCTGATATCTTCTGCTTTCTACGAGAAAATAAAGGCCAGTGTTGATGTTACAGGCCCGTATGAGCTAAGGGTTAAGGGTAAGGAGGATGTGCAGAAGGTATACGGCCTAAAGAAGGTCTTGCAAGATGCTGGTAAAAAAGAGGAGGAAGCATAA
- a CDS encoding glycoside hydrolase family 9 protein, whose translation MKIKSFTILITALLLTSCSLTSPDSNRTLESAGRFASPINQFNYVDAFAKSILFYEASWCGPDAGNNRLAWRGPCHTEDGKDVGLDLTGGFHDAGDHVKFGLPQAYAASTLGWAYYEYKDTFVATGQDSYMLNILKHFTDYFLKSYTNPTTLYYQVGDGTVDHSYWGPPELQDTNRPTLFVATPSTPASDIAGQMAAALAIMSINYKDIDPTYSQKCLEAAENLFAFGNTYRGASKSGGFYEPGDYKDELTWGALWLYIATGNTTYLDSVKALLKEKGIDGSNSYTNSWTICWDDVWAGVFVKLAHITKDAFYIKIAEDNLDFWLNRIPYTSGGLAYLNSWGVLRYSAAEAMIAMVYSKYFPNQQYIDFALSQINYILGDNPLGMSYEVGFGNNYPKFPHHRAASGRLEGPPANESKTDPEKHLLYGALVGGPDDTDNYSDAIDSYEHTEVALDYNAGFVGALAGVVNYFGANQSPEPTPGIEPNQPEIYVSAYKVEDTNQQTVIKAYINNNTLLPPRWETGLSFRYFVDLSEIYQSGHTVNDITSAVFYGPNNGTISALLPWDKENHIYYVEASWPDSQLYGKVEFQFSIASYNAPVWNSSNDFSAQGIPLTAPDIISENIAVYKNGILIYGKEPTGIITPPPTPTPTPTPTPTPTPTPTPTPTPTPTPTPTPTPTPTPTPTPTATPTPTQGTYELITLPFTYDGAGEFFWKTDAFSTTVNWNRFINSWNLDLLDVNGVDITNTWTAQHTIPAADGFWYIHYKGSVPSSHIEIK comes from the coding sequence ATGAAAATAAAATCTTTTACAATTCTAATAACAGCATTATTACTAACAAGTTGTTCCCTAACCTCACCGGACAGCAACAGAACACTGGAAAGTGCAGGAAGATTTGCAAGCCCTATCAATCAATTTAACTATGTAGATGCTTTTGCTAAGTCAATATTATTTTATGAAGCAAGCTGGTGTGGTCCGGATGCAGGCAATAACAGACTAGCATGGAGAGGGCCTTGCCATACAGAAGACGGAAAGGATGTAGGACTGGACCTTACAGGCGGATTTCATGATGCAGGCGACCATGTAAAATTTGGGTTACCTCAGGCATATGCAGCATCAACACTGGGTTGGGCATACTACGAATATAAAGACACCTTTGTTGCAACAGGACAAGATTCTTATATGCTCAACATCTTAAAACATTTTACTGACTATTTTCTAAAAAGTTACACTAATCCGACAACTTTATACTATCAAGTAGGTGATGGAACTGTAGATCATTCTTACTGGGGACCACCAGAGCTTCAGGATACAAATAGACCGACACTTTTTGTTGCAACACCAAGTACTCCTGCATCGGATATTGCAGGTCAGATGGCAGCTGCACTCGCCATAATGTCCATAAACTACAAAGATATTGATCCGACCTATAGTCAAAAATGCTTGGAAGCTGCAGAAAACCTCTTCGCCTTTGGAAATACATACAGAGGCGCAAGTAAAAGCGGTGGTTTTTATGAGCCCGGTGACTATAAGGATGAACTTACTTGGGGAGCTTTATGGCTATATATCGCAACAGGAAATACAACTTACCTGGATAGTGTAAAAGCTCTTCTTAAGGAAAAAGGAATTGATGGTAGCAATTCATACACCAACTCTTGGACAATCTGCTGGGATGATGTCTGGGCAGGAGTTTTTGTAAAACTCGCACATATAACCAAGGACGCTTTTTATATAAAAATAGCAGAAGACAATTTGGACTTTTGGCTCAACAGGATTCCATACACCTCTGGAGGTCTTGCATATCTTAACTCATGGGGAGTGCTTAGATACAGTGCAGCAGAAGCCATGATAGCAATGGTATATTCTAAGTATTTTCCCAATCAGCAATACATAGATTTTGCACTGTCTCAGATAAACTATATACTCGGTGACAATCCGTTGGGAATGTCCTACGAGGTAGGTTTTGGCAACAACTATCCTAAATTTCCTCACCACAGAGCAGCGAGTGGAAGATTAGAAGGACCTCCAGCAAACGAAAGCAAAACAGATCCTGAAAAGCACCTTTTATATGGCGCTCTTGTTGGCGGCCCAGATGATACAGATAACTATTCCGATGCAATTGATTCATACGAACACACTGAAGTTGCTCTAGATTATAACGCGGGTTTTGTAGGTGCACTGGCAGGGGTTGTCAACTATTTTGGAGCAAATCAAAGTCCGGAACCTACTCCAGGTATAGAGCCTAATCAGCCAGAAATATACGTAAGCGCATATAAAGTAGAAGACACCAATCAGCAAACAGTTATAAAGGCGTATATAAACAATAATACTTTATTACCTCCACGTTGGGAAACAGGATTAAGCTTTAGATACTTTGTAGATCTCAGCGAGATATATCAAAGCGGCCACACTGTCAATGATATAACATCAGCTGTATTTTATGGTCCTAATAATGGCACAATATCAGCACTGCTCCCATGGGACAAAGAGAATCATATCTATTATGTAGAAGCAAGTTGGCCTGATTCTCAGCTCTATGGAAAAGTGGAGTTCCAATTTTCCATTGCATCTTACAATGCTCCCGTATGGAACTCATCCAATGACTTTTCTGCCCAAGGGATTCCCTTAACCGCTCCAGACATAATAAGCGAGAACATTGCGGTATACAAAAACGGAATATTAATTTATGGAAAAGAACCTACAGGGATAATTACTCCGCCACCAACACCTACTCCAACACCTACTCCAACACCTACTCCAACACCTACTCCTACTCCAACACCTACTCCTACTCCAACACCTACTCCTACTCCTACTCCTACTCCTACTCCTACTCCTACTCCAACAGCTACACCTACTCCAACTCAGGGTACTTATGAGCTTATAACTCTGCCTTTTACTTACGACGGTGCCGGCGAGTTCTTCTGGAAGACAGATGCTTTTAGCACTACTGTTAACTGGAATAGGTTTATCAACTCATGGAATCTTGATCTTCTTGACGTAAACGGCGTTGATATAACCAACACATGGACAGCCCAGCATACAATACCTGCTGCAGACGGATTCTGGTACATTCACTACAAAGGCTCAGTTCCATCATCCCATATTGAGATAAAATAA
- a CDS encoding ankyrin repeat domain-containing protein encodes MSFLTECYYRLASLSPEGQIEELKKLQKVTYPDRLLEKIFMTAITKENIQLIKTLLEMGIYKNFKDYNYYRESDPPIEKAIEIGNLDIVKMLIPYGANIHAALGYTIVKAVLAQSVEIVKFLLDNGADVHAFKDAALIFAVEKNYHQIVDVLLQYGADVHARNEEPLLTAISNYHFDLADFLIQKGADVNVLSTIHEYLGDAVYFIRKDFQMARYIKSKNIDIFNILVLIKDQYPKYVSEFVKSLDIDQKTVLKALFTLP; translated from the coding sequence ATGAGTTTCTTAACAGAATGTTATTACAGATTAGCCTCTTTATCCCCAGAGGGACAAATAGAAGAACTGAAAAAGTTGCAGAAAGTAACTTATCCCGACAGATTATTAGAGAAGATTTTTATGACGGCCATAACAAAAGAAAACATACAACTGATAAAAACTCTCTTAGAAATGGGTATATATAAAAATTTTAAAGATTATAACTACTATAGAGAAAGCGACCCTCCCATAGAAAAAGCAATAGAAATAGGAAATCTGGATATAGTAAAAATGCTTATCCCATATGGTGCAAATATACACGCAGCCCTTGGCTATACAATAGTAAAAGCCGTACTTGCCCAAAGCGTTGAAATTGTAAAATTCCTCTTAGATAATGGTGCAGATGTTCATGCATTTAAAGATGCAGCACTGATATTTGCCGTAGAAAAAAACTATCATCAGATTGTAGATGTATTATTACAATACGGAGCCGATGTGCATGCAAGAAATGAAGAACCTCTGCTAACAGCTATCTCAAACTACCACTTTGATTTGGCTGATTTTCTTATTCAAAAAGGAGCGGATGTAAATGTTTTAAGTACTATACACGAATATCTAGGAGATGCTGTATATTTTATAAGAAAGGACTTCCAGATGGCAAGGTATATCAAAAGCAAAAATATAGATATATTTAATATTCTTGTTTTAATCAAAGATCAATATCCAAAATACGTTTCAGAATTTGTAAAATCTTTAGACATAGATCAGAAAACAGTGCTTAAAGCTTTATTCACCTTACCTTAA
- a CDS encoding cytochrome P460 family protein: MKKLFLFSIFIMLFFSCSAGKKDYTIEDDYRSWKRTTNIELDYPIPGHGSAYRRIYINPTGENVKIEKKGNWESYIYPEGTVIVKEIFNKKPAGEEKADILTAMIKAPNDPNSKNGWVWIMQRGNTATIITDPFCVTCHENANESHPYGDGNPGAVFRDFVFFPYNP; encoded by the coding sequence ATGAAGAAACTGTTTTTATTTTCTATCTTTATAATGTTATTTTTCTCATGCAGTGCAGGTAAAAAAGATTATACGATAGAGGATGACTACAGAAGCTGGAAAAGAACTACCAATATCGAGCTTGATTATCCTATACCCGGACATGGATCTGCATACAGAAGGATATATATCAACCCTACGGGAGAGAATGTAAAGATAGAGAAAAAGGGCAATTGGGAGTCTTATATATATCCAGAAGGAACCGTTATAGTAAAAGAGATTTTTAATAAAAAGCCAGCAGGAGAGGAAAAAGCGGATATTTTGACTGCCATGATCAAGGCTCCCAATGATCCCAATAGCAAAAACGGCTGGGTATGGATAATGCAGCGCGGCAACACTGCTACCATTATAACAGACCCTTTCTGCGTAACATGCCATGAGAATGCCAATGAGAGTCATCCTTATGGAGACGGCAATCCCGGCGCTGTTTTTAGGGATTTTGTATTTTTTCCATACAATCCTTAA